A genomic region of Torulaspora delbrueckii CBS 1146 chromosome 7, complete genome contains the following coding sequences:
- the MCX1 gene encoding Mcx1p (similar to Saccharomyces cerevisiae MCX1 (YBR227C); ancestral locus Anc_6.124): MLKIHVRAAIRRYVTSSATFATPAAQKLVQSRVQQIPLPKVLKSFLDEYVVGQEIGKKVLSVAVYNHYLRAYDKQKKAEMKMQQEILEEERRKDDENEPLYSGSSESKAGLKNLQQQFGLSSTRNDDDLELSKSNVLVIGPSGSGKTLLAATLARVLDVPIAITDCTQMTQAGYIGEDVQVCVERLLVNADFDVAKAEQGIIVLDEIDKLAKPAASIGTKDVSGEGVQQALLKLIEGHKLEVNVKRPVKAGTDNQKNTTTAKKDETFVVDTSNILFMIMGAFVGLDKHVSKRINTLRAPKEHQTQESQKDDIQRLRFNNTIEEIVLDNGKRVSALNMVTPSDLVSFGLIPELIGRVPIVTALEPLQKKDLYEILREPKNAILDQYKYIFQQFNVKLSVTRKALEKVAQFALKEGTGARGLRGIMERLLLNVNYQCPGSGISYVLIDEETVNSLQQTEHSLASHVEAKYYSRGQRDEFINDTTKEDEELGRELDREFGRTPTREKEHQEIDT; encoded by the coding sequence ATGCTAAAAATCCACGTAAGAGCAGCGATAAGAAGATATGTAACTTCAAGCGCTACATTTGCTACTCCAGCGGCCCAGAAATTGGTACAAAGTCGAGTACAACAGATCCCCCTTCCCAAggtgttgaaaagtttcttaGATGAGTACGTTGTTGGCCAGGAGATCGGTAAGAAAGTGCTCAGTGTTGCAGTATATAACCATTATTTGAGGGCTTATGATaagcagaagaaagctGAAATGAAAATGCAGCAGGAAAtactggaagaagagaggaggaaagatgatgaaaatgaacCACTTTATTCAGGTAGCAGTGAATCCAAGGCAGGCTTGAAGAACCTTCAGCAACAATTTGGCTTGAGCTCGACtagaaatgatgatgatttggaattgaGTAAGAGTAACGTTCTAGTCATTGGGCCCTCTGGTTCCGGTAAGACACTTTTGGCAGCAACTTTGGCAAGAGTTTTGGACGTTCCAATTGCTATAACAGATTGCACTCAAATGACACAGGCCGGCTACATAGGTGAAGATGTTCAGGTGTGCGTTGAAAGGCTCTTAGTCAATGCCGACTTCGATGTGGCAAAGGCTGAACAGGGCATAATTGTCCTAGACGAAATAGACAAGTTGGCTAAACCAGCGGCAAGCATTGGCACAAAAGATGTCTCTGGTGAAGGTGTTCAACAGGCACTGCTAAAGCTTATCGAGGGCCATAAACTTGAAGTCAATGTTAAACGTCCAGTAAAGGCAGGAACCGacaatcaaaaaaataCGACCACAGCAAAGAAAGACGAAACTTTCGTAGTCGATACCTCCAATATCTTATTCATGATAATGGGGGCCTTTGTCGGTCTCGACAAACATGTCTCCAAGAGAATAAATACTTTAAGAGCTCCTAAAGAACATCAAACCCAGGAATCCCAGAAAGATGATATCCAAAGACTAAGGTTCAATAATACGATAGAAGAAATTGTGCTTGATAATGGGAAAAGGGTTTCGGCCCTAAATATGGTAACCCCATCAGATCTCGTCAGTTTTGGTTTGATCCCGGAATTGATTGGAAGGGTTCCTATAGTAACAGCACTGGAGCCTCTACAGAAAAAGGATCTGTACGAAATTCTGAGAGAGCCAAAAAATGCAATTTTAGATCAATACAAGTACATTTTCCAGCAATTCAATGTCAAACTCAGTGTAACTAGAAAAGCACTCGAAAAGGTGGCCCAATTTGCTCTTAAAGAGGGCACTGGGGCAAGAGGTCTAAGAGGCATCATGGAAAGGCTATTACTAAACGTGAATTATCAGTGCCCCGGCTCTGGAATTTCTTACGTACTAATAGATGAAGAGACAGTGAACTCATTGCAACAAACCGAACATTCTTTGGCAAGTCATGTGGAGGCCAAATATTACTCGAGAGGGCAGAGAGATGAGTTTATCAATGATACCAcaaaggaagatgaagagcttggGAGAGAATTAGACAGAGAGTTTGGACGAACACCTACGAGAGAAAAAGAACATCAGGAAATTGATACATAA
- the TDEL0G03430 gene encoding GATA-type transcription factor yields the protein MSIRTAFQIYTPEVKSGICKENKDTIASFNSKSRKPEFTFKQAHLGPSPSLPPPPPPPPPTRESSVAPDETEPPFKIIKDSVIPRGLPELRRSSVLAPDTSFLESSAIRETLPRTKKLQTQRGPIAEVQIAIPSRQLVSGTNSIRPLSEFFKSAKRDDNSLLDKLDQHEHDAAVALMVLKDCSAHVTNMTKHWSQPLCKISLCDFIVAQKKCQTMLENIETLKDAKIQARETTAVEDGCDNHALMVDLILKKRNSFDLYKARSKVVSSRSSSIVSIVNAMQKDGDKECRHQSSSTDRTLTKSPIPSNSETPRLASDPYVLQSAGSFVFDREGNGSREFTMQSPEDGKRHMGKIGKTSKSGKNRNTHMKCLHCAATDTPEWRKGPVGPTTLCNACGLFFKKLVKKFGPETASVIMKSRQDENPQDRKVPRSFCA from the coding sequence ATGAGTATTAGAACAGCATTTCAAATTTACACTCCAGAAGTTAAATCTGGAATATGTAAGGAGAATAAAGACACAATCGCCAGCTTCAACTCAAAAAGCAGAAAACCTGAGTTTACTTTTAAACAAGCGCATTTAGGGCCCTCGCCTTCATTacctccaccaccaccgCCGCCGCCGCCGACGAGGGAATCCTCAGTTGCTCCTGATGAAACTGAACCGcctttcaagatcataAAAGATAGCGTCATTCCTCGTGGATTGCCTGAGCTAAGGAGGTCTAGTGTACTGGCGCCAGATACGAGCTTTCTCGAGAGCAGCGCGATTAGAGAGACGCTCCCACGAACTAAGAAACTACAGACTCAACGCGGGCCTATAGCAGAAGTTCAAATTGCAATTCCAAGTAGACAGCTTGTGAGTGGCACAAACAGCATTAGACCCCTCTctgaattcttcaagagtgCCAAGAGAGATGATAACAGTCTGCTGGACAAACTTGATCAGCATGAGCATGATGCTGCCGTCGCACTAATGGTACTAAAAGATTGTAGTGCTCACGTAACGAACATGACAAAGCATTGGTCACAGCCTCTGTGCAAAATTTCCTTATGTGACTTTATTGTTGCCCAAAAAAAGTGCCAGACAATGCTTGAGAACATTGAAACCTTGAAGGATGCGAAGATTCAGGCTCGCGAAACAACGGCTGTGGAAGATGGTTGCGATAATCATGCCTTAATGGTAGATTtaatcttgaagaaaagaaatAGCTTCGACCTCTATAAGGCTCGATCAAAAGTGGTGTCATCACGCTCTTCTTCGATCGTTTCCATAGTCAATGCAATGCAAAAAGACGGTGACAAAGAATGCCGGCACCAAAGCAGCTCAACAGATAGGACCTTGACCAAGTCTCCGATACCATCTAATAGCGAAACTCCGAGACTCGCATCAGATCCTTACGTATTGCAATCAGCGGGGTCGTTTGTGTTTGATCGCGAAGGGAATGGATCAAGAGAATTCACTATGCAGAGTCCAGAAGATGGAAAAAGGCATATGGGTAAAATTGGAAAGACTTCAAAATCTGGCAAAAATAGGAACACTCATATGAAATGCTTACATTGTGCCGCGACGGATACGCCAGAGTGGAGGAAGGGTCCAGTAGGTCCCACGACTCTTTGCAATGCATGCGGActattcttcaagaaactggtgaagaaatttggtCCGGAGACTGCCAGTGTAATAATGAAGTCGCGACAGGATGAGAATCCGCAGGATCGGAAAGTTCCAAGAAGCTTTTGCGCTTAA
- the SLX1 gene encoding endonuclease (similar to Saccharomyces cerevisiae SLX1 (YBR228W); ancestral locus Anc_6.125), whose amino-acid sequence MSSSPVNETDQCEQHRVPDFYCCYLLQSICKRQSFYIGSTPNPVRRLRQHNGILARGGAYRTKRGNTRPWEMILLVHGFPCKVAALQFEHAWQHGYKTHYIAEDVRIVKNRNGGRSLHHKLGVMKLLLTHVYFQHMSLRIEIFNLETQRIWEQDKFQTQNYGHIVSSIMPGALGVPDTSNSENVKAFECSNLELIRSFYAQCSEKDRLRSMRYEERLANGMIPCSICELPFDYTSEEEVMKPMVGFCYFNGCDFVAHLSCLHRYFVDDEQLLLGKQVLIPIGGKCPDCTRSIKWTTIVKYSTLMKTLYGS is encoded by the coding sequence ATGAGTTCCTCACCAGTCAATGAAACTGATCAGTGCGAGCAGCATAGAGTTCCTGATTTCTACTGTTGTTATTTACTTCAATCAATCTGCAAAAGACAATCGTTTTACATTGGTTCCACGCCTAATCCTGTTAGAAGACTTCGGCAGCACAATGGCATACTGGCGAGAGGAGGTGCCTATCGAACCAAACGAGGGAATACAAGGCCATGGGAAATGATACTACTGGTTCACGGGTTTCCCTGCAAGGTTGCCGCCCTACAATTCGAACATGCTTGGCAGCATGGATACAAGACACACTACATCGCAGAGGATGTACGAATTGTGAAGAATAGAAATGGAGGCAGAAGTTTGCATCACAAACTTGGAGTTATGAAGTTGTTGCTTACACATGTATACTTTCAGCATATGAGCTTGagaattgaaatctttAATTTGGAGACACAGCGCATATGGGAACAGGACAAATTCCAAACTCAAAATTATGGGCATATagtttcatcaataatGCCAGGTGCGCTTGGTGTACCCGATACTTCGAATTCTGAGAATGTGAAGGCCTTTGAATGCAGCAATCTAGAACTCATCAGATCATTCTATGCGCAGTGTTCCGAAAAGGATCGATTAAGAAGCATGAGATATGAGGAAAGATTAGCTAATGGCATGATACCTTGCAGCATCTGCGAGTTACCATTTGACTACACATCCGAGGAAGAGGTTATGAAACCGATGGTTGGCTTTTGTTACTTTAACGGATGTGATTTCGTTGCCCACTTGAGTTGTTTGCATAGATACTTTGTAGATGATGAGCAGCTCCTTTTGGGCAAACAAGTTCTCATACCCATTGGAGGTAAATGTCCAGATTGCACGCGAAGCATAAAATGGACGACCATAGTAAAATACTCGACATTAATGAAAACGCTATACGGATCATAA
- the MON1 gene encoding guanine nucleotide exchange factor MON1 (similar to Saccharomyces cerevisiae MON1 (YGL124C); ancestral locus Anc_6.127) yields the protein MDSPEEQYIDSRPSRDQVSLRPSLSATSSMFVTNATSEPTTSITLDQTLFRASTPPLEAISDRNDNDNSNDDDDNDDNDNDDDALLESLSQSINSYENSVSRFSHRVVSTDIPTVFIDEAPGGNDELSSWNKNFFILTSAGKPIYSMHGRDQQVTSLAGIINTIMSYFQLRNSEDIRTISSGNAKFSFLNRSPIILVAYSRKGETSNELINQLDFLHSYLISSLSQRQLSRFFNKRENFDLRNFLEATDFENLDEICSLICERLYPDVLLGALQCLTLKKTYRTQIHNAMLQCLLKESDLPRGTILYGLIVAPNNKLCSVLRPRGHTLHTTDLHLLFCLIYHQFQNLQNQQEMWVPICFPKFNSNGFLYCYIKFMTNAPQQVSGPKPVLVLISAQKDAFFPLKSLGTNLIRSLQSSELIDKLYRAKSIKITDVPAPLVHHFIYKSRKHVQYVMPELQFATQPDTESTSEQTLGYEKKIMTYYQQIHKSLVRDDGGSFSRSTLSFVQWTATDSLSTVTDQSLFQEENISMMGLAWITPSFELYLICNNGTNDKNVVLKSAKKIVSWCRKHEERLFVNEGAIF from the coding sequence ATGGACAGTCCAGAGGAACAGTATATTGATTCCCGTCCGTCAAGGGATCAAGTTAGTTTACGGCCGTCGCTGAGTGCGACATCTAGTATGTTCGTGACGAATGCGACTTCTGAACCAACAACGTCAATTACTTTAGATCAAACGCTCTTTCGAGCCTCTACGCCTCCACTTGAAGCCATTTCTGATCGcaatgataatgataatagtaatgatgatgatgataacgatgataatgataatgatgacgatgCTTTGTTGGAATCCCTATCGCAAAGTATAAACTCCTATGAGAATTCGGTTAGCAGATTTAGTCACCGGGTTGTAAGCACCGATATACCAACcgttttcatcgatgaagcaCCAGGTGGCAACGATGAGTTGTCATCTTGGAATAAAAATTTCTTTATTCTAACTTCAGCGGGGAAACCGATCTATTCGATGCACGGCAGAGATCAGCAGGTGACATCTCTTGCAGGTATCATTAACACGATAATGAGTTACTTCCAACTTAGAAACTCCGAAGATATTAGAACCATTTCATCCGGGAATGCcaaattttcatttttgaaCCGGTCTCCCATTATACTGGTGGCATATTCGCGTAAGGGGGAGACGTCAAATGAACTGATCAACCAGTTGGATTTCTTACACTCTTacttgatttcttcactaaGTCAGAGGCAACTATCGCGATTCTTCAATAAGAGggaaaattttgatctAAGGAATTTCCTGGAGGCAACAGATTTCGAAAACTTGGATGAGATTTGTTCACTCATTTGCGAGAGACTTTACCCAGACGTGTTATTGGGGGCTTTACAATGTCTCACACTGAAAAAAACTTATAGAACACAGATACACAATGCCATGCTGCAATGCCTACTCAAGGAATCTGACCTGCCGAGAGGTACCATACTTTATGGGCTTATCGTCGCTCCAAACAACAAGCTTTGTTCGGTGTTACGACCCAGAGGTCACACTTTACACACGACAGATTTGCACTTGTTATTCTGCCTCATATACCATCagtttcaaaatcttcaaaaccaaCAGGAGATGTGGGTGCCCATATGCTTCCCTAAATTTAATTCGAATGGGTTCCTCTACTGTTATATCAAATTTATGACTAATGCACCGCAACAAGTCTCAGGTCCCAAACCGGTCCTTGTGCTAATTAGCGCACAGAAAGATGCCTTTTTTCCGTTGAAGAGTTTAGGTACTAATCTCATCAGAAGCTTACAATCAAGCGAACTGATTGATAAATTATACCGAGCAAAGAGTATCAAGATTACCGATGTTCCGGCGCCTTTAGTGCACCATTTCATTTATAAATCCAGGAAACACGTCCAGTACGTAATGCCCGAATTACAATTTGCAACGCAACCTGACACAGAGTCGACCAGTGAGCAAACTTTAGGATACGAAAAGAAAATTATGACTTACTACCAACAAATTCATAAATCTTTGGTTCGTGACGATGGAGGTTCTTTCAGCAGATCCACATTGAGTTTTGTGCAATGGACGGCTACAGACTCTCTAAGTACTGTGACCGATCAGAGTTTGTTCCAGGAGGAAAATATTAGCATGATGGGGCTAGCCTGGATAACTCCGAGCTTTGAACTCTATCTGATCTGTAACAACGGTACCAATGACAAAAATGTTGTTTTAAAGAGTGCAAAAAAAATCGTTAGTTGGTGCAGGAAACACGAGGAAAGATTATTTGTTAATGAGGGGGCAATCTTTTAA
- the ROT2 gene encoding glucan 1,3-alpha-glucosidase ROT2 (similar to Saccharomyces cerevisiae ROT2 (YBR229C); ancestral locus Anc_6.126), translating into MIHPNKLTLLIAFWVLQLSVAAGFTDYLLKTCAQSGFCHRNREYARNIQSSKSSYYSVDQQTVQYDKVHRVVSANIIKSIPKPDGADVSISLPFTMMLLDDDSFRFTIDEIRPDISDLSEDLSSKRYNGTSDWAFVNDSALGFQQVTLRRSWFHNDVITLKNSAETIKIELHTKSFLLKVFHGGHLSLIINERALLNMEHYRKKEDNYCNLLPEESSFNMFGDNFEYSRKDTIPFGPESVALDFSFKDYQNAYGIPEHADSLRLRDTSERDPYRLFNVDVFEYNLQATTPMYGTIPLLIVSRPQSSVGLFWVNAADTWIDIKYDGDDTKSHWMSESGIIDVVLFFGQEPSDITNKYTALTGRPTLPLLSSIGYHQCRWNYNDEQDVLKVDSEMDRAHIPYDFIWLDLEYTDDKKFFTWKPDSFPHPRRMLGRLASLGRQLAVLIDPHLKKGYGVSNFIIEKGAAVKDHEGKTFIGHCWPGKSVWIDTLGTLGQNIWGSFFKKFVKGVSNLHIWNDMNEPSIFSGPETTAPKDLIHSGGNEERSVHNLYGMTVHQSTYEALKDAHSEQDLRPFILTRSFFAGSQRSAATWTGDNVANWDYLKISVPMCLTNNIAGLPFIGADIAGFSGDPEAELIARWYQAGLWYPFFRGHAHIDTKRREPYLFSEPLQSIVRDAIQLRYRLLPTLYSSFQKASIDGTPIMKPMFYEKPHFLDLYDIDDQFYLGDSGLLVKPVLEKGQTEVEITLPPGKYYQYPNLESLVVDSADVGVKKLDAPIDRIPILLEGGHIIFSKEKYRRSSKLLRNDAYTLTVAPSKSQNAFGRIYVDDGETFGYERGEYLEAEVRLMSGHAIKNTPTHVPTNHRSIGSTLIEKIVLPVGSMVLKEVVKLHIGNRVFDLAVSRDGPDTVAISNPRVRLDEEWEIIL; encoded by the coding sequence ATGATCCACCCGAATAAACTTACTTTGCTGATTGCATTCTGGGTGCTTCAATTGAGTGTAGCGGCTGGTTTCACCGACTATTTGCTTAAGACATGCGCGCAGTCTGGTTTCTGTCACAGGAACCGTGAGTATGCTAGAAATATTCAGAGCTCGAAGAGTAGCTATTATTCTGTTGACCAGCAAACAGTTCAATATGACAAGGTACATCGTGTGGTTAGTGCTAACATTATCAAAAGTATACCTAAGCCCGATGGCGCAGATGTGTCGATTAGTCTGCCATTTACGATGATGTTACTGGATGATGACTCATTTCGCTTtacaattgatgagattaGACCAGATATCAGTGATCTGTcagaagatctttcttccaagagATACAACGGAACCTCCGACTGGGCATTTGTTAATGATTCCGCGCTCGGTTTCCAGCAAGTTACATTGAGAAGGAGCTGGTTCCACAACGATGTGATTACGTTAAAAAACTCAGCTGAAACGATTAAAATTGAGCTCCATACTAAGTCTTTTTTACTTAAGGTATTCCACGGAGGACATCTTTCCTTGATCATCAATGAGCGGGCTCTCCTCAACATGGAACACTACAGAAAAAAGGAAGATAACTACTGCAATCTTCTACCAGAGGAATCTAGTTTCAATATGTTTGGTGATAATTTTGAGTATTCACGTAAGGACACAATACCATTTGGACCCGAGTCTGTAGCACTGGATTTCAGTTTCAAAGACTATCAAAATGCGTACGGTATACCAGAGCACGCTGACTCTCTTAGACTGAGGGATACTTCGGAGCGAGACCCTTATCGTTTGTTCAATGTGGATGTATTTGAGTATAATTTACAAGCCACCACTCCCATGTATGGAACTATACCACTTCTAATTGTTTCTAGGCCGCAGTCAAGTGTGGGATTATTTTGGGTCAATGCTGCAGACACTTGGATTGATATCAAGTATGATGGTGATGACACGAAAAGTCACTGGATGTCTGAGTCAGGTATCATTGACGTGGTCTTATTCTTCGGTCAGGAGCCCTCTGATATTACTAATAAATACACGGCACTGACTGGAAGACCTACTTTGCCTTTATTGTCATCTATTGGATACCACCAATGTAGATGGAATTACAATGATGAGCAGGATGTCCTTAAGGTCGATTCCGAGATGGATCGTGCGCACATTCCCTATGATTTTATTTGGTTAGATCTTGAATACACCGATGATAAAAAGTTCTTTACTTGGAAGCCCGATTCGTTTCCTCACCCGCGAAGGATGCTTGGAAGGTTAGCGAGTCTTGGAAGACAATTGGCCGTGCTGATCGACCctcatttgaaaaaaggTTACGGAGTCAGCAAttttatcattgaaaaggGAGCAGCTGTTAAAGACCATGAAGGAAAGACATTTATTGGACATTGTTGGCCCGGTAAATCAGTGTGGATCGATACGCTTGGTACGTTAGGACAAAACATATGGggcagtttcttcaagaagtttgtGAAAGGTGTGTCCAACCTACATATTTGGAATGACATGAACGAGCCTTCAATTTTTAGTGGTCCTGAAACAACTGCACCAAAAGATTTAATACACAGTGGTggaaatgaagaaagatccGTTCACAATCTATACGGCATGACAGTGCATCAGAGCACTTAcgaagctttgaaagacgCTCACTCTGAGCAAGATTTACGACCATTTATCTTAACCAGATCATTTTTTGCTGGCTCCCAAAGGAGTGCAGCTACGTGGACTGGTGATAATGTTGCTAACTGGGATTATCTTAAGATATCTGTGCCAATGTGCCTAACTAATAACATAGCTGGTTTGCCCTTCATTGGTGCTGATATAGCAGGCTTTTCAGGTGATCCAGAGGCAGAGTTGATTGCTAGATGGTATCAAGCTGGGTTGTGGTATCCATTCTTCAGAGGACACGCTCACATTGACACTAAAAGAAGAGAACCTTATCTTTTCTCTGAACCACTACAATCGATAGTACGTGATGCAATCCAGTTACGATACAGATTGTTACCAACACTGTACTCATCATTCCAGAAGGCTAGCATCGACGGAACTCCGATTATGAAGCCCATGTTCTATGAGAAACCGCATTTTCTTGACCTTTATGATATTGACGATCAATTCTATTTGGGTGACTCAGGTCTTTTGGTAAAGCCTGTGCTAGAGAAGGGGCAGACAGAGGTAGAAATAACATTGCCACCCGGAAAGTACTATCAATACCCAAATCTAGAGTCTCTAGTCGTCGATAGCGCGGATGTTGGAGTCAAGAAGTTGGATGCACCTATAGACAGGATTCCCATCCTTCTGGAAGGAGGACACATAATCTTCAGTAAGGAAAAGTACAGGAGATCCTCCAAATTACTCCGCAATGATGCATACACTTTGACTGTTGCACCTAGTAAGTCGCAAAATGCATTCGGCAGGATTTACGTTGACGATGGAGAAACATTCGGTTATGAACGCGGAGAGTATTTGGAAGCTGAAGTGAGGTTAATGAGTGGTCATGCTATTAAAAACACGCCAACTCATGTCCCGACAAACCATCGCTCAATTGGGAGTACACTCATCGAAAAAATTGTTCTCCCAGTCGGAAGCATGGTATTGAAGGAAGTTGTCAAGCTTCACATCGGAAACAGAGTTTTTGATCTCGCAGTTTCGAGAGATGGGCCCGACACAGTTGCCATATCCAATCCAAGAGTTAggcttgatgaagaatggGAAATCATTTTGTAG